The Streptococcus sp. 29896 genome includes a region encoding these proteins:
- a CDS encoding glycosyltransferase codes for MIRVTIAMSTYNGQEFLKEQLDSIVQQTILDNPEVSVTFLVRDDGSSDNTLAILNEYAGKHPRLLWNIISGKNIGWKKSFIALMEAVSSDFVFLCDQDDIWNLNKCQVMLDTMQSNPQIEVLMHRIEYYYTSDVGVKKILNDSYEKLGISKNDGEIEKVPQAAHFSHHPFLGCCFLFTDTIRQEFLKVQSHRDNSIAHDVGLFILGSARNSTYYLNRQLIKYRQHSSNATSVQKTPSIIQQVKNQKKTTKIFYENLMTVLTSIQELTSNSSIKTDARQMYLRIEKEYKALIHRRGLQFTKLKRGEFGFNKLMLIDILVALI; via the coding sequence ATGATTCGTGTAACCATTGCCATGTCAACTTACAATGGTCAAGAATTTTTAAAAGAACAGCTAGATAGTATTGTCCAGCAAACGATTCTAGACAATCCAGAAGTATCTGTTACTTTTCTCGTTCGAGATGATGGGTCAAGTGATAATACGTTGGCAATTTTGAACGAATATGCTGGTAAGCATCCAAGACTATTATGGAATATTATTTCTGGTAAGAATATAGGCTGGAAAAAATCCTTTATAGCTCTAATGGAGGCTGTTTCAAGTGACTTTGTATTTCTATGTGATCAGGATGATATTTGGAACTTGAATAAGTGTCAAGTCATGCTAGATACCATGCAAAGTAATCCTCAAATCGAGGTGCTTATGCATCGCATCGAATATTATTACACTTCAGATGTCGGTGTTAAAAAGATTTTGAACGATTCTTATGAAAAATTAGGAATTTCTAAGAATGATGGTGAGATTGAAAAGGTTCCTCAGGCAGCTCATTTTTCACATCATCCTTTTCTAGGGTGTTGCTTCTTGTTTACGGATACCATTCGTCAAGAATTTTTAAAAGTGCAGTCTCATCGAGATAATTCGATTGCGCATGATGTGGGCTTGTTTATTTTGGGATCCGCTCGTAATAGTACTTACTATCTTAATAGACAATTAATTAAATATCGTCAACATTCAAGTAATGCTACAAGTGTTCAAAAGACTCCAAGTATTATTCAACAAGTAAAAAATCAGAAAAAAACAACAAAGATTTTTTATGAAAACCTAATGACAGTCCTAACTAGTATTCAAGAACTCACATCTAATTCTAGTATCAAAACAGATGCAAGACAGATGTACTTAAGGATTGAGAAAGAGTACAAAGCTCTTATCCATCGTAGAGGTCTGCAATTTACAAAACTAAAAAGAGGAGAATTCGGATTTAATAAGTTGATGTTGATTGACATTCTTGTTGCTCTAATCTAG
- a CDS encoding NAD-dependent epimerase/dehydratase family protein produces MMISYKNTIVQDDINRILDDKAIAWDKLKGKTVLITGANSMLATYMIYALVALNEQKNSQTKVVTTARNIEKATLRFADVLGHDYFELLEHDVTKQFVYEAEIDYIVHAASNASPHFILNDPVGIIEANTIGTLHLLNFAREKKLTNFLFLSTREIYGKPIAETINEEAYGAFDILESRACYPESKRMAETLLRSYYDQYGVPFTVARIAHSYGPGMETVNDGRIMSDLINNVLKNEDIILKSDGTAERAFCYLSDAVAGLFVIMLNGELTQAYNVANEDRPIMIRELAQLLVQLFPEKAMKVVFNIPKEMSAGYSKMGDSHLDTGKIENLGWTKQVPLEVGLIKTVRSFEE; encoded by the coding sequence ATGATGATTTCATATAAAAATACGATTGTTCAAGATGATATAAATCGAATTCTGGACGATAAGGCGATTGCCTGGGATAAGTTAAAAGGAAAAACGGTGCTTATTACTGGTGCTAACAGTATGTTAGCAACATACATGATTTACGCATTAGTAGCACTCAATGAACAAAAAAATAGCCAAACCAAGGTTGTTACTACAGCTCGAAATATTGAAAAGGCCACGTTGAGGTTTGCTGATGTGTTAGGTCACGATTATTTTGAATTGTTGGAACATGATGTTACAAAACAATTTGTTTATGAGGCAGAGATTGATTATATTGTACATGCTGCTAGCAATGCCAGTCCGCACTTTATTCTCAATGATCCAGTCGGTATCATTGAGGCTAATACGATTGGAACGCTTCATCTATTGAATTTTGCGCGGGAGAAAAAGTTAACGAATTTTTTATTTTTATCTACTCGTGAAATTTATGGAAAACCGATTGCTGAAACAATCAATGAGGAAGCCTATGGTGCTTTTGATATTTTAGAAAGTAGAGCTTGTTACCCAGAAAGTAAGCGGATGGCTGAGACTCTTCTTCGTTCATATTACGATCAGTATGGGGTGCCGTTTACTGTGGCTCGAATTGCACATTCGTACGGTCCTGGCATGGAAACGGTTAATGATGGTCGCATTATGAGCGATCTCATCAATAATGTTCTCAAAAATGAAGATATTATTCTAAAAAGTGATGGTACTGCTGAGCGTGCATTTTGTTATTTGTCTGATGCTGTGGCAGGACTTTTTGTGATCATGCTAAATGGTGAGCTCACACAGGCCTATAATGTAGCAAATGAAGATAGACCTATTATGATACGTGAGCTAGCGCAGCTTTTAGTTCAACTTTTTCCAGAAAAAGCTATGAAAGTTGTTTTTAATATTCCAAAAGAAATGAGTGCTGGTTATAGCAAGATGGGGGATAGCCATTTGGATACTGGTAAAATTGAAAATTTGGGTTGGACAAAGCAAGTTCCTCTTGAAGTGGGACTTATTAAGACTGTTCGAAGTTTTGAGGAATAA
- a CDS encoding glycosyltransferase family 2 protein, whose translation MKKVLIIIPAYNEEGSILRTVQSIESFKKRNHLAFQIDYLVINDGSKDKTSQILDEYNLNHVDLVRNLGIGGAVQTGYIYAERNNYDAAVQFDGDGQHDIASIVNLVTPVLDGSCDFVIGSRFVDKSKENFQSTAMRRMGINLISNLIKLTTHKRIYDTTSGYRVANKEIVSYFAKRYPVAYPEPETIVRILKKGYSVEEIPANMFERTEGVSSISALKSITYMVDVLLSIIMAAYMKEN comes from the coding sequence ATGAAAAAAGTTCTAATTATCATTCCAGCTTACAATGAAGAAGGAAGCATCTTAAGAACCGTTCAGTCTATTGAAAGTTTTAAAAAGCGAAATCATCTAGCCTTTCAAATAGACTACTTGGTTATCAATGATGGATCAAAGGATAAGACATCTCAAATTTTAGATGAATATAATTTAAATCATGTGGATTTGGTTCGAAATCTAGGAATTGGCGGAGCTGTACAAACTGGTTATATCTATGCTGAGCGCAACAACTACGATGCTGCAGTTCAGTTTGATGGTGACGGACAGCACGATATTGCCAGTATTGTAAATCTAGTTACTCCTGTCCTAGATGGCAGTTGTGATTTTGTTATTGGTTCTCGTTTTGTGGACAAATCCAAAGAAAATTTTCAGTCAACAGCTATGCGTCGTATGGGGATTAATCTGATTTCCAACTTGATTAAGTTGACAACACATAAGCGAATCTATGATACCACTAGCGGTTATCGTGTGGCCAATAAAGAAATTGTTTCTTACTTTGCTAAACGTTATCCAGTTGCTTATCCTGAGCCTGAGACGATTGTTCGAATTCTAAAAAAAGGCTATAGTGTTGAAGAAATTCCTGCCAACATGTTTGAACGAACAGAAGGAGTCTCTAGCATTAGCGCCTTAAAATCTATTACCTATATGGTTGATGTACTGTTATCAATCATCATGGCAGCTTATATGAAGGAGAATTAA
- the rfbD gene encoding dTDP-4-dehydrorhamnose reductase: MILITGANGQLGTELRYLLDERGVEYVAADVAEMDITDADKVDAFFAEVEPSVVYHCAAYTAVDMAEDEGKELNYKINVTGSENVAKAAAKYGATLVYISTDYVFNGDLPVGQEWQVDDQPDPQSEYGRTKRLGEEAVEKFADKFYTVRTAWVFGNYGKNFVFTMQNLAQTRDTLTVVNDQHGRPTWTRTLAEFMIHLVDTKQAFGYYHLSNDAAEDTTWFDFATEILKDTNTKVLPVDSSQFPAKAKRPFNSTMSLDKAKATGFVIPTWQEALEAFYNQTKK, translated from the coding sequence ATGATTTTAATTACAGGTGCAAATGGTCAGTTGGGTACAGAGTTGCGTTATCTCTTGGATGAGCGTGGTGTTGAGTACGTTGCCGCTGACGTAGCAGAAATGGACATCACGGATGCAGACAAGGTGGATGCCTTTTTTGCAGAAGTAGAACCAAGCGTTGTTTACCACTGTGCAGCCTACACAGCTGTTGATATGGCTGAAGACGAGGGCAAGGAACTCAACTACAAGATTAACGTAACAGGCTCTGAAAATGTTGCCAAGGCAGCAGCTAAATACGGTGCAACCCTCGTTTATATCTCAACAGACTATGTTTTCAACGGTGATTTGCCAGTCGGTCAAGAGTGGCAAGTAGATGACCAACCAGATCCTCAATCTGAATACGGTCGTACCAAGCGTCTGGGTGAGGAAGCAGTTGAGAAATTCGCAGACAAGTTCTACACTGTTCGTACAGCTTGGGTCTTTGGCAACTATGGTAAAAACTTTGTTTTTACTATGCAAAATCTTGCTCAAACCCGCGATACTTTGACGGTTGTCAATGACCAACACGGTCGCCCAACCTGGACACGCACCCTTGCGGAATTCATGATTCACTTGGTGGACACCAAGCAAGCATTTGGTTACTACCATTTGTCAAACGATGCAGCAGAAGATACGACTTGGTTTGACTTTGCGACAGAAATTCTCAAGGATACCAACACCAAGGTATTGCCAGTGGATTCGAGCCAATTCCCAGCCAAGGCTAAGCGTCCATTCAACTCAACCATGAGCTTGGACAAGGCAAAAGCTACAGGCTTTGTCATCCCAACCTGGCAAGAAGCACTTGAAGCTTTTTATAACCAAACTAAAAAATAA
- the rfbB gene encoding dTDP-glucose 4,6-dehydratase, with amino-acid sequence MSQFKNIIVTGGAGFIGSNFVHYVYNNHPDVHVTVLDKLTYAGNKANLEAILGDRVELVVGDIADAELVDKLAAKADAIVHYAAESHNDNSLNDPSPFVHTNFIGTYTLLEAARKYDIRFHHVSTDEVYGDLPLREDLPGHGEGPGEKFTAETNYNPSSPYSSTKAASDLIVKAWVRSFGVKATISNCSNNYGPYQHIEKFIPRQITNILAGIKPKLYGEGKNVRDWIHTNDHSTGVWAILTKGRMGETYLIGADGEKNNKEVLELILEKMGQPKDAYDHVTDRAGHDLRYAIDASKLRDELGWTPQFTDFSQGLEETIQWYTDNQDWWKAEKEAVEANYAKTQEVIK; translated from the coding sequence ATGTCTCAATTTAAAAATATTATCGTAACTGGTGGAGCTGGTTTCATCGGTTCAAACTTTGTACACTATGTTTATAACAATCATCCAGACGTACACGTAACTGTTTTGGATAAACTTACTTATGCAGGAAACAAGGCTAACTTGGAAGCTATTCTTGGTGACCGTGTTGAGCTGGTTGTTGGTGATATTGCTGATGCTGAATTGGTTGACAAATTGGCTGCTAAGGCAGATGCAATCGTTCACTATGCGGCAGAAAGCCACAATGACAACTCCCTCAACGATCCAAGTCCATTCGTCCATACCAACTTTATCGGTACTTACACTCTTCTTGAAGCGGCTCGTAAATATGATATTCGTTTCCACCATGTATCGACTGACGAAGTATATGGCGACCTTCCTTTGCGTGAAGATTTGCCAGGTCATGGTGAGGGTCCAGGTGAGAAATTCACTGCGGAAACCAACTACAACCCATCATCTCCATATTCATCAACTAAGGCTGCTTCAGACTTGATTGTCAAAGCATGGGTGCGTTCATTTGGTGTCAAAGCAACGATTTCAAACTGTTCAAACAACTACGGTCCATACCAACACATCGAGAAATTTATCCCACGCCAAATCACCAACATCTTGGCAGGTATCAAGCCAAAACTATACGGTGAAGGTAAAAACGTCCGTGACTGGATTCATACCAACGACCACTCGACTGGTGTTTGGGCAATCTTGACAAAAGGCCGTATGGGTGAAACGTACCTAATCGGTGCTGACGGTGAGAAGAACAACAAAGAAGTGCTTGAATTGATTCTTGAAAAAATGGGTCAACCAAAAGATGCTTACGATCACGTGACTGACCGTGCAGGACACGATTTGCGCTATGCTATTGACGCAAGCAAGCTTCGTGATGAGCTTGGTTGGACACCACAATTCACAGACTTCTCTCAAGGTTTGGAAGAAACAATCCAGTGGTACACAGACAACCAAGACTGGTGGAAGGCTGAGAAAGAAGCTGTTGAAGCCAACTATGCTAAGACACAGGAAGTTATTAAATAA
- a CDS encoding dTDP-4-dehydrorhamnose 3,5-epimerase family protein: protein MTENFFGKTLAARPVEAIPGMLEFDIPVHGDNRGWFKENFQKEKMLPLGFPESFFAEGKLQNNVSFSRKNVLRGLHAEPWDKYISVADGGKVLGTWVDLREGETFGNTYQTVIDASKGIFVPRGVANGFQVLSDFVAYSYLVNDYWALELKPKYAFVNYADPSLDIQWENLEEAEVSEADKNHPLLKDVKPLRKEDL from the coding sequence ATGACAGAAAACTTTTTCGGTAAAACACTAGCAGCTCGCCCAGTTGAAGCTATTCCAGGAATGTTAGAATTCGACATTCCTGTTCATGGCGACAACCGTGGCTGGTTCAAGGAGAACTTCCAAAAGGAAAAAATGTTGCCTCTCGGCTTCCCAGAAAGCTTCTTTGCAGAAGGAAAATTGCAGAATAACGTTTCCTTCTCTCGCAAAAACGTTCTTCGTGGTCTTCACGCAGAGCCTTGGGATAAATACATTTCAGTGGCAGATGGCGGTAAGGTTTTAGGAACTTGGGTTGATCTTCGTGAAGGCGAGACCTTTGGTAATACCTATCAAACCGTTATTGATGCTTCAAAAGGTATCTTTGTCCCACGTGGCGTTGCCAATGGTTTCCAAGTTTTGTCAGACTTCGTGGCTTACAGCTACTTGGTCAACGACTACTGGGCTTTGGAACTCAAGCCTAAGTATGCCTTCGTCAACTACGCTGACCCTAGCCTTGACATCCAGTGGGAAAACCTAGAAGAAGCGGAAGTTTCAGAGGCAGATAAAAACCACCCACTCCTCAAGGACGTTAAGCCTTTGAGAAAAGAGGACCTCTAA
- a CDS encoding IspD/TarI family cytidylyltransferase — protein sequence MNIGVIFAGGVGSRMQSKGLPKQFLEVHGKPIIVHTIELFENHPEIDAIVVVCVADWLDYMERLVTKFSLTKVKAVVSGGETGQMSIFNGLEAAENVVGDEESIVLIHDGVRPLINAQTISDNIATVKGYGSAITSVPAKETVVLIDADNNIDEVVDRTRSFIAKAPQSFYLKDILEVQRDAITKGITNAIDSSTLMGMYNRKLKIVEGPFENIKITTPDDFYTFKALHDAKENAQIFGL from the coding sequence ATGAATATTGGTGTTATTTTTGCCGGGGGTGTTGGCTCACGTATGCAATCAAAAGGTTTGCCTAAGCAATTTTTAGAAGTTCATGGCAAACCAATTATTGTTCACACTATTGAACTTTTTGAAAATCACCCTGAGATTGATGCCATTGTAGTGGTTTGTGTGGCTGATTGGTTGGATTACATGGAGCGATTGGTGACCAAGTTTTCTTTGACAAAGGTCAAAGCAGTTGTTTCAGGTGGAGAAACGGGCCAAATGTCTATTTTCAATGGTCTTGAGGCTGCTGAGAATGTGGTTGGTGATGAAGAATCTATTGTTCTTATTCATGATGGTGTGCGTCCTCTTATTAATGCTCAGACTATTTCTGATAATATCGCTACAGTGAAAGGATATGGCTCTGCAATTACTTCTGTACCTGCAAAAGAAACGGTTGTTTTAATTGATGCTGACAACAATATCGATGAAGTAGTTGATAGAACGCGCTCTTTTATTGCAAAGGCACCGCAGAGTTTCTATTTAAAGGATATCCTTGAGGTGCAACGCGATGCTATCACTAAAGGAATTACTAATGCGATTGACTCAAGCACTCTGATGGGAATGTATAATCGCAAGTTGAAAATTGTTGAGGGTCCTTTTGAGAACATAAAAATCACGACTCCAGACGATTTTTATACCTTCAAAGCACTTCATGATGCTAAAGAAAACGCACAAATTTTTGGGTTGTAA
- a CDS encoding phosphoribosylanthranilate isomerase: MFQAFLEIAEQLNKLGITPLLMGSVGLERRTGKDWQAGDLDIHVPSDPRGWEAPDDERIYRADVLIAMMNQLGYVLVDRHEHEFHKDGLSVEFGGLYSLPEFAGVELEDLEELETAGVRYYLPTLEQYLKIYQASSKDSYRAENNNQKDFTKIAYLEEILK, translated from the coding sequence ATGTTTCAAGCCTTTTTGGAAATAGCAGAGCAGTTAAACAAGTTAGGAATCACTCCCTTGTTAATGGGTTCAGTTGGTTTGGAAAGGCGCACAGGGAAGGACTGGCAGGCAGGAGATTTAGATATTCATGTTCCAAGTGATCCACGTGGCTGGGAAGCCCCAGACGACGAACGGATTTACCGTGCAGATGTGTTGATTGCCATGATGAACCAACTCGGCTATGTCCTTGTTGACCGTCACGAACATGAATTTCATAAAGATGGCTTATCTGTTGAATTCGGAGGCCTGTATTCACTGCCTGAATTTGCTGGAGTAGAGCTAGAAGATTTGGAAGAACTAGAAACAGCAGGTGTTCGCTATTACCTACCGACACTTGAACAATACCTAAAAATATATCAAGCCTCCTCCAAAGATTCCTACCGTGCAGAAAACAACAATCAAAAAGACTTTACCAAGATTGCTTACTTGGAAGAAATCTTGAAGTAA
- the cps2T gene encoding beta 1-4 rhamnosyltransferase Cps2T has product MKHIFIIGSRGLPAKYGGFETFVEQLVTHQQDSTIQYHVACLSDTEHQTHFDFKGVDCFTINPPKLGPARVIAYDMQAIHYAISIVKKQAIDSPVFYILGNTIGGFIVPFAHMIHSVGGKLLVNPDGLEWKRAKWPKPVQAYLKFSEKMMAQKADLIVADNQGIEDYLHQAYPGVKTQFIAYGTDQTPSQLTSESSQVRELFEQWDLKEGQYFLVVGRFVPENNYEWILKEFLQSKTQMDLVIVCNYQGSAYFEKLDEKTGFSKDKRVKFIGTIYQQDLLKYLRQACRAYIHGHEVGGTNPGLLEALGHTEENLVLGVDFNKKVALDTVYYWDKSPYELTKLIDHMTESSAQKDRGIAAKNLMAERYTWDIIVEQYEALFQE; this is encoded by the coding sequence ATGAAACATATTTTTATCATTGGAAGTCGAGGACTTCCGGCTAAATACGGTGGTTTTGAGACTTTCGTTGAACAGCTAGTGACCCATCAACAAGATTCGACCATTCAATACCATGTGGCTTGTCTCTCAGACACTGAGCATCAGACACATTTTGATTTTAAAGGGGTTGATTGTTTTACCATTAATCCACCTAAACTCGGTCCAGCTCGTGTAATCGCTTATGATATGCAGGCTATCCACTATGCAATTTCCATTGTTAAAAAACAGGCAATCGATTCTCCTGTTTTCTACATTTTGGGAAATACCATAGGTGGCTTCATCGTTCCCTTTGCTCATATGATTCACTCTGTTGGTGGGAAACTCCTTGTAAACCCTGATGGATTGGAGTGGAAACGTGCTAAATGGCCCAAACCAGTTCAAGCCTACCTGAAATTTTCTGAGAAAATGATGGCACAAAAGGCTGACTTGATTGTTGCTGATAACCAGGGCATTGAAGACTATTTACACCAGGCCTATCCAGGTGTCAAGACCCAGTTCATCGCCTATGGTACCGATCAAACGCCCTCCCAACTCACCTCGGAGTCATCTCAAGTTCGAGAATTGTTTGAACAGTGGGATTTGAAGGAAGGCCAGTATTTCTTAGTGGTCGGTCGATTTGTACCTGAAAATAACTATGAGTGGATTCTTAAGGAGTTTCTACAATCCAAGACACAGATGGATTTAGTGATTGTCTGCAACTACCAAGGATCTGCATATTTTGAAAAGCTAGATGAGAAGACAGGATTCTCAAAAGATAAACGAGTGAAGTTTATTGGTACCATCTATCAGCAAGATCTCTTGAAGTACCTTCGCCAGGCATGTCGTGCATATATACATGGTCACGAGGTCGGAGGAACTAATCCAGGCTTACTAGAGGCCCTTGGCCATACCGAAGAAAACTTGGTATTAGGTGTTGATTTTAATAAAAAAGTCGCCTTAGATACGGTTTACTACTGGGATAAATCCCCATATGAGCTAACAAAATTGATTGACCATATGACTGAATCTAGTGCGCAAAAAGACCGAGGTATTGCTGCCAAAAACTTGATGGCAGAACGATATACTTGGGATATAATTGTGGAACAATACGAGGCTTTATTTCAAGAATGA
- a CDS encoding DUF2304 domain-containing protein: MSLLLQVEMIVLAVLLMFFIVRMVNRHSFSVKKALPWLLIGLILIFISIFPTSVAYVAHKIGFGFTINFLLFSALVFLFFLEISDTTHSAQREQEIKTLIQEVSLLKKELHERDKDGK; this comes from the coding sequence ATGAGTTTACTGTTACAAGTAGAGATGATTGTTCTAGCGGTATTGCTGATGTTTTTCATTGTCCGAATGGTCAATCGCCATTCCTTTTCAGTAAAAAAAGCGTTACCGTGGCTCTTGATTGGTCTGATACTCATCTTTATCAGTATTTTTCCGACAAGTGTTGCCTACGTTGCTCACAAAATAGGCTTTGGATTTACAATTAATTTTTTGCTCTTCTCTGCATTAGTTTTTCTATTTTTCTTAGAAATTAGTGATACGACTCATTCTGCTCAGCGGGAACAAGAAATTAAAACCTTAATACAGGAAGTTTCCCTCCTCAAAAAAGAATTACATGAACGAGACAAAGATGGTAAATAA
- a CDS encoding LicD family protein — protein MRQISQAEMRQIQLDMLSYIDLVARDNQIEYSLGGGSLLGAMRHKGFIPWDDDIDLMLERSHYERLMKVLAEDNNPDFKLLHHSRERNLWPFAKLYHSKSCYISKTDRIHPWTGLFIDIFPIDKLPDSQEERNRFFKKVRSAAENLKCTTFPNFASGSNYLFAFARLILGMPRFALYHGKAKQKAEQVDKVMSTYNATSAKYRGYTDSRYRLKECFPAEIFDTYEDIIFEYLTVRKIKNEKVYLNQLYGASYMELPPENKRESHDYYTWYWKE, from the coding sequence ATGCGTCAAATAAGTCAAGCAGAAATGCGTCAGATTCAACTCGATATGCTATCATACATTGATCTGGTTGCTAGGGACAACCAGATAGAATATTCTCTTGGTGGGGGGAGTCTTCTTGGAGCTATGCGTCACAAAGGTTTTATTCCTTGGGATGATGATATTGATTTAATGCTGGAACGTAGTCACTATGAACGGCTAATGAAGGTTCTTGCTGAAGATAATAATCCTGATTTTAAATTGCTACACCATTCGAGAGAGCGTAATCTCTGGCCTTTTGCAAAGCTTTATCATAGCAAGTCTTGTTATATTAGTAAGACTGACCGTATTCACCCATGGACAGGATTATTTATTGATATCTTCCCAATTGATAAATTGCCAGATAGTCAAGAAGAACGCAACCGCTTTTTCAAAAAAGTAAGGTCAGCAGCAGAGAATCTTAAGTGTACGACCTTTCCCAATTTTGCTAGCGGTTCAAACTATCTTTTCGCTTTTGCTCGCCTGATTTTAGGTATGCCTCGTTTTGCTCTTTATCACGGTAAAGCTAAGCAAAAAGCAGAGCAAGTGGATAAAGTGATGTCAACTTATAATGCAACAAGCGCAAAATACAGAGGGTACACAGATTCACGCTATCGATTGAAAGAATGTTTCCCAGCTGAAATCTTTGATACATATGAAGATATCATTTTTGAGTATCTGACTGTTCGTAAAATAAAAAATGAAAAAGTGTACCTCAATCAGCTCTATGGAGCTTCCTACATGGAATTGCCGCCAGAGAATAAACGTGAAAGTCACGATTATTATACATGGTATTGGAAGGAGTAG
- a CDS encoding glycosyltransferase family 2 protein has product MKVNILMSTYNGERFLAEQIESILAQTFQDWNLLIRDDGSTDKTCDIISSFCEQDSRIRFINKDVKQNLGVIASFHAVLTEEAADYYFLCDQDDVWLPDKMQVCLDEAVKHPQDLPVMVYMDLKVVDENLRILNESMIRSQSHHANTQLVQELTENTVTGGVAMFNHALAQLWQGDETIIMHDWYLALLASALGKLIYIDQPGELYRQHGNNVLGARTLGKRFKIFRLGPRYIFTRYWKLIHDTQKQANYLLKFSALPKDAREMIENFSDIDKQSFIGRLSRILKYKYSKNQWKHIFVFRFLLLTNIYNERNK; this is encoded by the coding sequence ATGAAAGTAAATATTCTCATGTCCACCTATAATGGTGAACGATTTTTAGCAGAGCAGATTGAGTCTATTTTGGCCCAGACATTCCAAGACTGGAACTTATTGATTCGTGATGATGGTTCAACAGATAAAACCTGTGATATCATTTCATCTTTTTGCGAACAAGATTCTCGCATTCGATTTATCAATAAGGATGTCAAACAAAATCTCGGAGTCATCGCTAGTTTTCACGCAGTTTTGACAGAAGAAGCTGCTGATTATTATTTTTTATGCGACCAGGATGATGTGTGGTTGCCAGATAAGATGCAAGTTTGTCTAGACGAGGCTGTAAAACATCCTCAGGATCTACCTGTGATGGTTTATATGGATCTCAAAGTGGTTGACGAAAACCTGAGAATTTTAAACGAAAGCATGATTCGAAGCCAGTCCCACCATGCCAACACGCAATTGGTCCAAGAATTGACGGAAAATACCGTAACAGGTGGCGTTGCTATGTTCAATCATGCCCTAGCACAACTCTGGCAAGGTGACGAAACGATCATCATGCATGACTGGTACCTAGCCCTCCTCGCCAGCGCCCTCGGTAAACTCATCTATATCGACCAACCTGGCGAACTCTACCGTCAACACGGTAATAATGTATTAGGGGCTAGAACGTTGGGGAAGCGATTTAAAATTTTTAGATTAGGTCCAAGATATATATTTACTCGCTATTGGAAATTAATTCACGATACTCAAAAGCAAGCAAATTATCTTCTTAAATTTTCAGCTCTTCCAAAAGATGCTCGTGAAATGATTGAAAATTTTAGTGATATCGATAAGCAAAGTTTTATAGGACGCTTATCAAGGATTTTGAAATACAAGTATTCTAAAAATCAATGGAAACATATTTTTGTTTTTAGATTTTTGTTACTGACAAATATTTATAACGAAAGAAACAAATGA